A single genomic interval of Symphalangus syndactylus isolate Jambi chromosome 18, NHGRI_mSymSyn1-v2.1_pri, whole genome shotgun sequence harbors:
- the PKDREJ gene encoding polycystin family receptor for egg jelly, with amino-acid sequence MRPGSALLLLGLGLSLGRLLLPPAPRGAQAAVPGAPGGLLRGALGLGVRGGRALLSLRPSAVRAGGVVLSGRGSLCFPRGGAGRRWYCLDLRVLLSAQRLPRPAAPALVDLQLSARGGRLSLTWSAQLPRSPGRLAWAFRLRLLGPGATRPASLAVRVSQRSATPGPRPQPGFVARTECPTDGPARVMLQAVNSSSHRAVESSVSCQINACVIQRVRINTDQRGAPVRLSMKAEATINASVELDCPAARAIAQYWQVFSVPAVGHAPDWTQPLDLPQLEIRNSPLFIHIPSNSLQWGVYVFNFTVSITTGNPKMPEVKDSDAVYVWIVRSSLQAVMLGDANVTANFAEQLILDGSTSSDPDADSPLQGLQFFWYCTTDPRNYRGDRIILGSKEVCHPEQANLKWPWASGPVLTLLPETLKGDHVYFFRMVIRKDSRTAFSDKRVHVLQGPKAIAHITCIENCERNFIVSDRFSLFLNCTNCASREFYKWSILSSSGGEILFDWMGETVTGRNGAYLSIKAFAFRHFLEAEFSISLYLACWSGVTSVFRHSFIINHGPQIGECKINPAKGIALITKFVVQCSNFRDKHVPLTYKIIVSDLHSVGEISSVKENTLGTILYLGPQSTAPPSFLPVGMLANQYALKIYAQVYDSLGAFSQVTLHAIAQAPTDKNSSKTVLNQLLRFTMGPSSLLSTLIQKQNFLPAGYLLYIVASVLNNMKTELPLQDGRVNLRKHLVDQSFLLPVGTLVEIGQVVMTITKLTQKPSEFTWDAQKRATVRVWQANQALQEYQQKDKRFRSEQIEIVSTGILISLSNILKMTSPHQVVKDPFYVIESLSDTILANKVPGNKTTSMRTPNFNMYVKKVEKWGVTQVFRNEKHCRNCFYPTLNVSSVPGLSANGPISTMFCDFTNDPFPWLNDQENTSVEVFGFRMTGVADNGSVLEITPDVAEVYLVRKTLTFAAFNLTVGPNREVDGSLKKTTGGFSFQVDSRVLREVLVHIVTEVMVLFTVLVYTGSQITPTALVATFRVPHDIPPVASQSALFDPACTVKKARVVCLSVSLLQLIAQHSHSPHCTVSIVLQAPHFVMKLNDKLVRISIFSVQCLDMYGIQSEWREGYCVLGEKTSWHEVHCICKNVVRARRQLGTIGLTSIHLHTHYVMAKVIVIPNPVDLRLNITKSLHQNPVTLFTVLFIILLYAVLAFWALYRDEMDQHLRGHVIVLPDNDPYDNVCYLVTIFTGSRWGSGTRANVFVQLRGTVSTSDVHCLSHPHFTTLYRDSINTFLLTTKSDLGDIHSIHVWHNNEGRSPSWYLSRIKVENLFSRHIWLFICQKWLSVDTTLDGTFHVTHPDEPLTRKDFFFIDVSGNLRKNHMWFSIFASVVAKTFNRLQRLSCCLAMLLSSLLCNIMFFNLNRQEQTESRERRYMRSMMIGIESVLITIPVQLLITFLFTCSQRKPQVDLKEVSPQKHPLMSEASEHWEEYLRKWHAYETAQVHPREVAKPASKGKPRLPKASPKATSKPKHRHRKVQIKTPETLRPNANSNNNIEDDQDVHSEEHPSQKDLQQLKKKPRIVLPWWCVYVAWFLVFATSSICSFFIVFYGLTYGYDKSIEWLFASFCSFCQSVLLVQPSKIILLSGFRTNKPKYCKNLSWSTKYKYTEIRLDGMRMHPEEMQRIHDEIVQIRGTRMYQPLTEDEIRIFKRKKRVKRRALLFLSYILTHFIFLALLLILIVLLRHTDCFYYNQFIRDRFSMDLATVTKLEDIYRWLNSVLLPLLHNDLNPAFLPESSSKILGLPLMRQVRAKSSEKMCLSAKKFVQNSIKREIHCHPKYGIDPEDTKNYSGFWNEVDKQAIDESTNGFTYKPQGKQWLYYSYGLLHTYGSGGYALYFFPEQQRFNSTLRLKELQESNWLDEKTWAVVLELTTFNPDINLFCSISVIFEVSQLGVVNTSISLHSFSLADFDRKASAEIYLYVAILIFFLAYVVNEGYIIMQQRASYVRSVYNVLNFALKCIFTVLIVLFLRKHFLATGIIQFYLSNPEDFIPFHAVSQVDHIMRIILGFLLFLTILKTLRYSRFFYNVRLAQRAIQAALPGICHMAFVVSVYFFVYMAFGYLVFGQHEWNYSNMIHSTQTVFSYCVSAFQNTEFSNNRILGVLFLSSFMLVMICVLINLFQAVILSAYEEMKQPVYEEPSDEVEAMTYLCRKLRTTFSFLTSQSKAKDEPEFFIDMLYGQPEKNSCRYLGLKTRNINGKKMVYLVV; translated from the coding sequence ATGAGGCCTGGGTCCGCTCTCCTCCTTCTGGGCCTGGGCCTGAGCCTCGGCCGCCTCCTGCTGCCGCCGGCTCCTCGCGGGGCACAAGCCGCCGTCCCCGGGGCGCCCGGTGGCCTCCTCAGGGGCGCCCTGGGCCTCGGGGTGCGCGGCGGCCGCGCCCTCCTCAGTCTGCGGCCCAGCGCCGTGCGGGCGGGCGGCGTGGTCCTGAGCGGCCGCGGCAGCCTCTGCTTTCCCCGTGGAGGGGCCGGGCGGCGCTGGTACTGCCTCGACTTGCGCGTCCTGCTCAGCGCCCAACGCCTGCCCCGGCCCGCCGCACCCGCGCTCGTCGACCTGCAGCTCTCGGCGCGCGGCGGCCGCCTCTCCCTGACGTGGTCCGCGCAGCTGCCGCGCTCGCCCGGGCGCCTGGCCTGGGCCTTCCGCCTGCGGCTGCTCGGACCCGGCGCCACCCGCCCGGCCTCCCTCGCTGTCCGCGTCTCCCAGCGCTCCGCCACGCCCGGCCCGCGGCCCCAGCCGGGCTTCGTGGCCCGCACCGAGTGCCCCACAGACGGCCCCGCGCGCGTGATGTTGCAGGCCGTCAACTCGTCCAGCCACAGAGCCGTCGAGTCGTCCGTCTCCTGTCAGATAAACGCCTGCGTCATCCAGCGCGTGAGGATCAACACGGACCAGAGGGGCGCCCCCGTGCGCCTGAGCATGAAGGCGGAGGCCACTATCAACGCCTCGGTGGAGCTGGACTGCCCGGCCGCGCGCGCCATCGCCCAGTACTGGCAGGTGTTCTCCGTGCCCGCCGTGGGCCACGCGCCCGACTGGACGCAGCCCTTGGATCTGCCCCAGCTCGAGATCAGGAACAGCCCCTTGTTCATTCACATCCCCAGCAATTCGTTACAGTGGGGAGTGTATGTGTTTAATTTCACGGTGTCCATCACCACAGGGAACCCCAAGATGCCCGAGGTGAAAGACTCGGACGCCGTCTATGTCTGGATCGTCAGGAGTTCCCTGCAGGCGGTGATGCTTGGCGATGCCAACGTAACAGCTAATTTCGCAGAGCAGCTGATTCTGGACGGGTCCACGTCCTCGGACCCAGATGCAGACAGCCCGTTACAGGGACTCCAGTTCTTTTGGTACTGTACCACAGATCCCAGAAACTACCGTGGGGATCGAATAATCCTGGGGAGCAAGGAAGTCTGTCACCCAGAGCAGGCCAATCTGAAGTGGCCCTGGGCCTCCGGCCCTGTACTGACACTTTTGCCAGAAACACTTAAAGGCGACCACGTGTATTTCTTCAGAATGGTGATTCGGAAGGACTCTAGGACAGCGTTTTCTGATAAGAGGGTCCACGTGCTCCAAGGACCAAAAGCCATAGCACACATCACATGTATCGAAAATTGTGAGAGAAATTTCATTGTCTCTGATAGATTTTCTTTGTTCCTAAATTGCACAAATTGTGCAAGCCGTGAATTCTATAAATGGTCAATTTTGTCTTCTTCAGGTGGTGAGATACTATTTGATTGGATGGGGGAAACTGTAACAGGAAGGAACGGTGCTTATCTGTCTATAAAAGCTTTTGCTTTTCGGCATTTTTTGGAAGCTGAGTTTTCGATTTCTCTGTATCTAGCATGTTGGAGTGGAGTGACCTCGGTCTTCAggcattcttttattattaaccATGGCCCTCAGATCGGAGAATGCAAAATTAATCCAGCTAAAGGAATTGCACTTATTACTAAATTTGTTGTCCAGTGCAGTAATTTTAGGGATAAGCATGTCCCtcttacatataaaataattgtttctgATTTGCACAGTGTTGGTGAAATCAGTTCAGTAAAAGAGAACACCCTGGGGACCATCCTGTACTTGGGGCCTCAGTCCACAGCacccccttcctttctccctgttGGTATGTTGGCTAATCAATATGCCTTGAAGATATATGCCCAGGTCTATGACTCTCTAGGAGCTTTTTCTCAGGTGACTCTGCATGCCATCGCACAGGCTCCCACTGACAAAAATTCATCAAAGACTGTGTTGAATCAGTTACTCCGTTTCACCATGGGACCAAGTTCATTGCTGTCTACTTTAATTCAAAAGCAGAATTTTTTACCTGCAGGTTACTTATTGTATATAGTAGCTTCCGTTTTGAATAACATGAAAACTGAATTACCTCTCCAAGATGGCAGAGTCAATCTCCGAAAACACCTTGTCGATCagtctttccttcttcctgtaGGCACTTTGGTAGAAATTGGCCAGGTAGTCATGACTATTACCAAATTAACCCAGAAACCCTCTGAATTCACTTGGGATGCTCAGAAACGTGCCACCGTGAGGGTATGGCAAGCAAATCAAGCCCTACAAGAGTATCAACAAAAAGATAAACGCTTTCGATCTGAACAAATAGAAATCGTGAGCACTGGAATACTAATAAGTTTGtctaatattcttaaaatgacttCTCCTCACCAAGTGGTTAAAGATCCTTTCTATGTAATAGAATCTCTATCAGACACAATACTGGCTAATAAAGTGCCAGGGAACAAAACCACCTCAATGAGAACCCCCAATTTCAACATGTATGTCAAGAAAGTTGAAAAGTGGGGTGTTACCCAGGTCTTCAGAAATGAGAAACACTGCAGAAATTGTTTTTATCCAACACTCAATGTGAGCAGTGTTCCTGGTCTGTCTGCAAATGGTCCCATTTCTACAATGTTTTGTGATTTCACAAATGACCCCTTTCCTTGGTTAAATGATCAAGAAAACACTTCGGTGGAGGTGTTTGGATTCAGAATGACAGGAGTTGCAGATAACGGTAGTGTGCTAGAGATCACACCTGATGTAGCGGAAGTGTACCTTGTCAGGAAAACCTTGACCTTTGCAGCTTTTAATCTCACAGTGGGACCCAACAGAGAAGTTGATGGGTCCTTGAAGAAGACGACAGGTGGGTTTAGCTTTCAAGTGGACAGCAGAGTGCTTAGGGAGGTTCTGGTCCACATAGTAACAGAAGTGATGGTGCTGTTCACAGTGTTGGTGTACACAGGCAGTCAGATCACTCCCACAGCTCTGGTTGCCACCTTCCGGGTGCCTCATGACATCCCTCCAGTTGCCAGCCAGAGTGCCCTGTTTGACCCAGCCTGCACAGTGAAGAAGGCCCGTGTAGTCTGCCTCTCTGTGTCCCTGCTGCAACTCATAGCTCAGCACAGCCACTCTCCCCACTGTACTGTATCCATAGTTCTGCAGGCACCTCATTTTGTCATGAAGCTCAATGACAAGCTAGTGAGAATTTCTATTTTCAGCGTCCAGTGCTTGGACATGTATGGGATCCAGAGTGAATGGAGAGAGGGTTACTGTGTTCTTGGTGAGAAGACCAGCTGGCATGAGGTGCACTGCATCTGCAAGAACGTAGTGAGGGCTAGGCGGCAGCTGGGCACAATCGGACTCACCAGCATTCACCTGCATACCCACTATGTGATGGCCAAGGTGATTGTGATCCCGAATCCTGTGGATCTACGGTTAAACATCACCAAGAGCCTTCACCAAAACCCCGTGACCCTCTTCACTGTGCTTTTCATTATTCTCTTATATGCGGTCCTAGCTTTTTGGGCTTTATACAGGGATGAAATGGACCAGCATCTTCGGGGGCATGTGATAGTTCTACCAGATAATGATCCTTATGATAATGTATGCTACTTGGTGACTATTTTTACAGGAAGTCGTTGGGGGTCTGGGACTAGGGCCAATGTCTTTGTGCAACTTAGAGGAACCGTGAGTACCAGCGACGTgcattgtttaagccatccacATTTTACAACTCTCTACCGAGATAGCATCAACACTTTCCTCCTAACGACAAAAAGTGACTTGGGGGACATCCATTCCATCCATGTGTGGCACAACAACGAGGGTCGATCGCCTAGCTGGTATTTAAGTAGAATCAAAGTGGAAAATCTGTTTAGCAGGCACATTTGGCTGTTCATATGCCAGAAATGGCTTTCTGTTGACACCACTTTGGACGGAACATTTCACGTTACCCATCCAGATGAGCCTCTGACCAGAAAAGACTTTTTCTTTATAGATGTGAGTGGTAATCTCCGGAAAAACCACATGTGGTTCTCTATTTTTGCTAGTGTTGTTGCTAAAACATTCAATAGGCTCCAGAGATTGTCCTGTTGTTTAGCAATGTTGCTTAGCTCTCTTCTTTGTAACATTATGTTCTTTAATCTAAATAGACAAGAACAAACTGAGTCAAGAGAGAGGAGGTACATGAGATCAATGATGATAGGAATTGAAAGTGTCTTAATTACAATCCCTGTGCAATTATTAATAACTTTTTTGTTCACCTGTTCCCAGAGGAAACCTCAAGTGGATCTAAAGGAGGTATCTCCTCAAAAGCATCCTCTAATGTCAGAAGCAAGTGAGCACTGGGAAGAATACTTGAGAAAGTGGCATGCTTACGAAACTGCTCAGGTGCACCCAAGGGAGGTTGCAAAACCTGCATCTAAAGGAAAGCCCAGGCTTCCAAAGGCTTCTCCTAAGGCAACCTCCAAACCCAAGCACAGGCATAGGAAAGTACAAATCAAGACCCCAGAGACCCTCAGGCCAAATGCAAATTCCAATAACAACATAGAAGATGATCAGGATGTCCATTCTGAAGAGCACCCTTCCCAAAAGGATCTCCAGCAGCTTAAGAAAAAGCCCCGGATCGTCCTGCCTTGGTGGTGTGTTTATGTTgcatggtttttggtttttgctaCTTCTAGCATATGCTCATTCTTCATTGTATTTTATGGACTGACTTATGGCTATGACAAGTCAATAGAATGGCTCTTTGCATCTTTTTGTTCATTCTGTCAGTCAGTTCTTCTGGTGCAGCCATCTAAAATTATACTCTTGTCAGGCTTCAGAACAAATAAACCCAAGTATTGCAAAAACCTTTCATGGTCAACCAAGTATAAATATACTGAGATCAGGTTGGATGGAATGCGTATGCATCCAGAAGAAATGCAGAGGATACATGACGAGATCGTCCAAATCCGAGGCACGAGGATGTACCAACCCCTTACAGAAGATGAAATCAgaatattcaaaagaaagaagagggtcAAGAGAAGAGCACTCCTGTTCCTGAGTTACATTCTAACTCACTTTATCTTTCTAGCCCTTCTGTTGATCCTTATCGTCCTACTACGTCACACTGACTGCTTCTACTATAACCAGTTTATTCGTGATCGGTTCTCTATGGATCTTGCTACTGTGACTAAGCTGGAAGACATCTATAGATGGCTAAACAGTGTGCTGTTGCCTTTGTTACACAATGACCTGAATCCAGCATTTCTTCCTGAAAGCTCATCTAAAATCCTTGGTCTTCCACTGATGAGGCAAGTGAGAGCAAAATCTAGTGAAAAAATGTGTCTATCTGCCAAAAAGTTTGTGCAAAACAGCATCAAAAGAGAAATTCATTGTCATCCCAAATATGGCATTGACCCAGAAGACACAAAAAACTATTCTGGCTTTTGGAATGAAGTTGATAAGCAGGCTATAGATGAGAGTACCAATGGATTTACTTATAAGCCTCAAGGAAAGCAATGGCTGTATTATTCCTATGGACTACTACACACCTATGGATCTGGAGGATATGCACTCTATTTTTTTCCAGAACAGCAGCGGTTTAATTCCACACTGAGGCTCAAAGAACTTCAAGAAAGCAATTGGCTGGATGAGAAGACATGGGCTGTGGTTTTGGAATTAACGACTTTTAATCCAGATATAAATCTGTTCTGTAGCATTTCGGTCATATTTGAGGTCTCTCAGTTAGGAGTTGTCAACACAAGCATATCTCTGCACTCTTTTTCACTTGCTGATTTTGACAGAAAAGCTTCAGCAGAAATCTACTTGTATGTGgccattctcatttttttcttagccTACGTTGTCAATGAGGGTTATATCATTATGCAACAAAGAGCCTCCTATGTGAGAAGTGTGTATAATGTGCTCAACTTTGCTTTAAAGTGCATATTTACTGTGTTGATTGTGCTCTTTCTCAGGAAACATTTCCTGGCCACTGGCATAATTCAGTTTTACTTGTCGAACCCTGaagacttcattccttttcatgcgGTTTCTCAGGTAGATCACATCATGAGGATAATTTTGGGTTTCCTGTTATTTCTGACAATTTTGAAGACGCTCAGGTATTCCAGATTCTTCTACAATgtgcgcctggctcagagggccaTCCAGGCTGCCCTCCCTGGCATCTGCCACATGGCATTTGTTGTGTCCGTGTATTTCTTTGTATACATGGCTTTTGGTTACCTGGTGTTTGGTCAGCATGAATGGAACTACAGTAACATGATTCATTCCACTCAGACAGTATTTTCCTATTGTGTCTCAGCTTTCCAGAACACTGAATTTTCCAATAACAGGATTCTGGGGGTCCTGTTCCTCTCATCTTTCATGCTGGTGATGATCTGTGTCTTGATCAACTTATTTCAGGCTGTAATTCTGTCTGCATATGAGGAAATGAAGCAGCCCGTGTATGAGGAGCCATCGGATGAAGTGGAAGCAATGACCTATTTGTGCCGTAAGCTGAGAACCACGTTCAGTTTTCTGACCTCGCAATCTAAGGCCAAAGATGAGCCTGAGTTCTTTATTGACATGCTGTATGGGCAGCCAGAGAAGAACAGCTGCCGTTATCTGGGGTTGAAGACCAGAAACATCAACGGGAAGAAAATGGTTTACCTTGTTGTTTGA